A region from the Arachis ipaensis cultivar K30076 chromosome B01, Araip1.1, whole genome shotgun sequence genome encodes:
- the LOC107609798 gene encoding uncharacterized protein LOC107609798 has translation MPLYAKFLKELINIKRSWNEKEIVILTQECSAVIQKGLPPKLKDPGSFFLPSTIGNIIIDKALCDLGSSINLMPLSMMRKLSIEEVKHVRMTLQLADRLMVIPNGVVENLLVKMNKFIFPAEFMILDLDEEEGDSIILERPFLATARAIIDVEKGEMTMRAHDEKITLNVFKEIQHTAEEKSCMRVEKEYLHWKEKPKEALIISPLKQKTNSGEEQKGDEDVKTEKRRQEEIEKLITKKRTLI, from the coding sequence atgcctctatatgctaaATTCCTCAAGGAGCTCATCAACATAAAAAGAAGTTGGAATGAGAAGGAAATAGTGATCTTAACACAAGAGTGCAGTGCAGTGATTCAAAAAGGcctcccaccaaaactcaaagaccctgggagcttctttTTGCCTAGCACCATTGGCAATATAATCATTGATAAGGCATTGTGTGATCTAGGATCAAGCATCAATCTGATGCCCTTATCCATGATGAGAAAACTGTCCATAGAAGAAGTGAAACATGTGAGGATGACCTTACAACTTGCTGACAGATTAATGGTAATCCCTAATGGAGTGGTTGAGAACCTTTTGGTCAAGATGAATAAGTTCATATTTCCAGCAGAATTTATGATCTTAGATCTAGATGAAGAGGAAGGTGATTCCATCATATTGgaaagacctttcctggccacagcaagagccatcatcGATGTGGAAAAGGGAGAAATGACTATGAGAGCACATGATGAGAAGATCACTCTAAATGTCTTTAAGGAAATCCAGCACACTGCTGAAGAGAAAAGCTGCATGAGAGTTGAAAAAGAATACTTGCATTGGAAGGAAAAACCCAAAGAGGCACTCATCATCTCACCTTTGAAGCAAAAGACAAATAGTGGAGAAGAACAAAAGGGGGATGAAGATGTAAAGACTGAGAAGAGAAGGCAGGAAGAGATTGAGAAGTTGATCACTAAAAAAAGGACCCTGATATAA